One window of Desulfarculus baarsii DSM 2075 genomic DNA carries:
- a CDS encoding glycoside hydrolase family protein gives MPIPDANKLVDEAVGLGRAMFDSPLWDADEKKWRRHIDLDSGQVDASQHFYYDICNIYALARAMALSGQMERFREGWLQAVGWLFWLVNSKGAIGYTSFDVTGPRDQYSFALAPAALAEAHRLTGRPALLRKAGELFGAYRAAFPLGKVRNVQASNHFILSALSLYRAAGQAAYLEAAQAEAEHLLAACRLAGGPAAGCFTDDQRLTAFPRHVYATWALVELNHLRPDQRLQQACAQSMDWWRANQLADGGFYFFYDAQAGRWVDQTVYSVHQKGMLLLSAWEINRLCQGRFDEMIRRAMATCDDPRWQYASPEGWRLYRRSMPERSLVYSYELGWEILGHLLGTGWDQ, from the coding sequence ATGCCGATCCCCGACGCGAACAAGCTGGTGGACGAGGCCGTGGGGTTGGGCCGGGCCATGTTCGACTCGCCCCTGTGGGACGCCGACGAAAAAAAGTGGCGTCGTCACATCGACCTCGACAGCGGCCAGGTGGACGCCAGCCAGCATTTCTACTATGATATCTGCAACATCTACGCCCTGGCCCGGGCCATGGCCCTCAGCGGCCAGATGGAGCGCTTTCGCGAGGGCTGGTTGCAGGCGGTCGGTTGGCTGTTCTGGCTGGTCAATTCCAAGGGCGCGATCGGCTACACCTCCTTCGATGTGACCGGCCCCAGGGATCAATACAGCTTCGCCCTGGCCCCGGCGGCCCTGGCCGAGGCCCACCGCCTGACCGGCCGTCCGGCTCTGCTGCGCAAGGCCGGCGAGTTGTTCGGCGCCTATCGCGCGGCCTTTCCCCTGGGTAAGGTTCGCAACGTCCAGGCCAGCAATCATTTCATCTTGTCGGCTCTGAGCCTCTACCGCGCCGCCGGCCAGGCGGCCTATCTGGAGGCGGCCCAGGCCGAGGCAGAGCATCTGCTGGCCGCCTGCCGTCTGGCCGGCGGCCCGGCGGCCGGCTGCTTCACCGACGATCAACGCCTGACCGCCTTCCCGCGCCACGTCTACGCCACCTGGGCCCTGGTCGAGCTCAATCACTTGCGGCCGGACCAGCGCCTGCAACAGGCCTGCGCCCAATCCATGGATTGGTGGCGGGCCAACCAACTGGCCGACGGCGGGTTTTACTTCTTTTATGACGCCCAGGCCGGCCGCTGGGTGGACCAGACGGTCTATTCCGTGCACCAAAAGGGCATGCTCCTGCTCTCGGCGTGGGAGATCAACCGCCTGTGCCAGGGCCGCTTCGACGAGATGATCCGGCGGGCCATGGCCACCTGCGACGACCCGCGCTGGCAATACGCCTCGCCGGAGGGCTGGCGGCTCTATCGGCGCTCGATGCCGGAACGTTCGCTGGTCTATTCCTACGAGCTGGGCTGGGAGATCCTGGGCCATCTGCTGGGAACGGGATGGGATCAATGA
- the pseB gene encoding UDP-N-acetylglucosamine 4,6-dehydratase (inverting) has product MFDDKTILITGGTGSFGRKCVQMMTERYRCRKIIVFSRDEFKQFEMANQMVGDRYACLRFFLGDVRDKDRLKRALGGVDYVIHAAAIKQVPAAEYNPFEAVRTNIVGAQNLIDAAIDMGVAKVMALSTDKAANPINLYGATKLCSDKLFVAGNAYVSQDRPTRFSVVRYGNVAGSRGSVIPLFLRKRAEGELPVTDVRMTRFWITLEHAVEFVFNSMAQMKGRELFVPKLPSMRILDLVEAVGPGCKVKVVGIRPGEKIHETLIPRDESFRTVEYPEHYVVYPSTPTAGGLPLDGGGRLVAEEFDYNSGDNPDCLTVEEIRRQVELLFPHGVQRPDEGY; this is encoded by the coding sequence GTGTTTGACGACAAGACCATTTTGATCACCGGCGGGACGGGTTCGTTTGGCCGCAAATGCGTGCAGATGATGACCGAACGCTATCGCTGCCGCAAGATCATCGTTTTCAGCCGCGACGAGTTCAAGCAGTTCGAGATGGCCAACCAGATGGTCGGCGACCGCTACGCCTGCCTGCGCTTTTTCCTGGGCGACGTCCGCGACAAGGACCGCCTCAAGCGCGCCCTGGGCGGGGTCGATTACGTGATCCACGCCGCGGCCATCAAGCAGGTGCCAGCCGCCGAGTACAACCCCTTCGAGGCGGTCAGGACCAACATCGTCGGGGCCCAGAACCTCATCGACGCGGCCATCGACATGGGCGTGGCCAAGGTCATGGCCCTCAGCACCGACAAGGCCGCCAACCCCATCAACCTCTATGGGGCCACCAAGCTGTGCTCGGACAAGCTCTTCGTCGCCGGCAACGCCTATGTCAGCCAGGATCGGCCCACCAGGTTTTCGGTGGTGCGCTATGGCAACGTGGCCGGCAGCCGGGGCAGCGTGATTCCGCTGTTTCTGCGCAAGCGCGCCGAGGGTGAACTGCCCGTCACCGACGTGCGCATGACCAGGTTCTGGATCACCCTGGAGCACGCGGTGGAGTTTGTTTTCAACTCCATGGCTCAGATGAAGGGCAGGGAGCTGTTCGTGCCCAAGCTGCCCTCCATGCGCATCCTCGATCTGGTCGAGGCCGTGGGGCCGGGCTGCAAGGTCAAGGTGGTGGGCATTCGGCCCGGAGAAAAAATCCACGAAACGCTCATCCCCAGGGACGAGTCGTTCCGCACCGTGGAATACCCCGAGCATTACGTGGTCTATCCCTCGACGCCGACGGCGGGCGGCTTGCCGCTTGATGGCGGCGGGAGGCTGGTCGCCGAGGAGTTCGATTACAACTCGGGCGACAACCCCGATTGCCTGACGGTCGAGGAGATCAGGCGGCAGGTCGAGCTGTTGTTCCCCCACGGCGTCCAGCGGCCCGACGAGGGATATTGA
- a CDS encoding glycosyltransferase family protein, whose protein sequence is MKKLLFVARRLDAHAKQLLAELPKRGFATHVLGAGPAGAGEAAAMGAQFAQAASLADVIYLLLESDDADFAALGWDYAAHRGKLVVDLARCSANRAEPAAGRFLAKWRPMAVARHLRQTRGPAGETLPLETLLAADYLAYSFMPKSLLSDLGWFLRKASGDRAGQRPSAMAAELLAAPADDQRAREAAVELLAQEPGYPPALMRLALEAASRSGAVPAQLDPSKDADPLTVFSLLALGRHMAPGSENARQIAKIAEHVWGPPADGQKGKRILLFVVYKQRDLFIDLILRYHLERLGHRVIMRSLGDDPAASLVELLPDVVIWGAKTTPYQVQLARFARDRNIVSIVRREEAGTARKRWDQLSPTVRKWSLGNIDYAPLVDLELVFGQDFAEILREEGHMPPDRCQVVGAMTFDPYFLPELSRFMPGRGAFCRQLGLDPAKKIMLLLTPWTYADRDPGAAIPEAKGAAADGGATAEIQRTMALHKDGRRGWLEFLEALYHDKGRDWNLILKVHPGERAEAYGEFFRARGLDIKLVVSGYVVEMLNHADLLVHAGSTTAIEAHFLGKPSLAYWVKAPQNSPIYQLTPYANSYEEFEALFQGLDLTRGNADEAVIASLEKDLYGRMDGQACLRAARIIDEFLDGRPTRPFRHLQDKVVGQPRRPDDPYGTNITPQEIDYYYPMVKQCLDAKEGRPAPSPRPGRSSAGPAAPGAAAGQSPASEATGQRP, encoded by the coding sequence ATGAAAAAGCTTTTGTTCGTCGCCCGGCGCTTGGACGCCCACGCCAAGCAGCTGCTGGCCGAATTGCCCAAGCGGGGTTTCGCCACGCACGTGCTGGGCGCTGGCCCGGCCGGGGCCGGCGAGGCGGCGGCCATGGGGGCCCAGTTTGCCCAGGCGGCCTCGCTGGCCGATGTGATCTACCTGCTCTTGGAGAGCGACGACGCCGATTTCGCGGCCCTGGGCTGGGATTACGCCGCTCACCGGGGCAAGCTGGTGGTGGACCTGGCCCGTTGCTCGGCCAACAGGGCCGAGCCGGCGGCGGGGCGCTTTCTGGCCAAGTGGCGGCCCATGGCCGTGGCGCGTCACTTGCGGCAAACGCGCGGCCCGGCGGGCGAAACCCTGCCCCTGGAGACGCTGCTGGCCGCCGACTACCTGGCCTATAGCTTCATGCCCAAGAGCCTGCTGAGCGACCTGGGCTGGTTTTTACGCAAGGCCTCCGGCGATCGGGCCGGCCAGCGGCCGTCGGCGATGGCGGCCGAACTGCTCGCGGCCCCGGCCGACGACCAGCGGGCCCGGGAAGCGGCCGTCGAGCTGTTGGCCCAAGAGCCGGGCTATCCGCCGGCGCTCATGCGCCTGGCCCTGGAGGCCGCCAGCCGAAGCGGGGCCGTCCCGGCCCAACTCGACCCAAGCAAGGACGCCGACCCGCTGACGGTTTTTTCGTTGTTGGCCCTGGGCCGGCACATGGCGCCGGGCAGCGAAAACGCCCGCCAGATCGCCAAGATCGCCGAGCACGTCTGGGGCCCGCCCGCTGACGGCCAAAAGGGCAAACGCATTTTGCTCTTCGTGGTCTACAAGCAGCGCGACCTGTTCATCGACCTGATCCTGCGCTATCACCTGGAGCGGCTGGGGCACCGGGTGATCATGCGCTCCCTGGGCGACGACCCGGCCGCCAGCCTCGTCGAGCTGTTGCCGGACGTGGTCATCTGGGGGGCCAAGACCACGCCCTACCAGGTGCAGTTGGCCCGTTTCGCCCGCGACCGCAACATCGTCTCCATCGTGCGCCGCGAGGAGGCCGGCACCGCTCGCAAGCGTTGGGACCAACTGAGCCCGACCGTCAGGAAATGGTCGCTGGGCAACATCGACTACGCGCCGCTGGTGGACCTGGAGCTGGTCTTCGGTCAGGATTTCGCCGAGATCCTGCGCGAGGAAGGCCACATGCCGCCGGACAGGTGCCAGGTGGTGGGGGCCATGACCTTCGACCCCTATTTTTTGCCCGAGCTGTCGCGCTTCATGCCCGGCCGGGGCGCGTTTTGCCGCCAGCTTGGCCTGGACCCGGCCAAAAAGATCATGTTGCTGCTGACGCCCTGGACCTACGCCGACCGCGACCCCGGCGCGGCCATCCCCGAGGCCAAGGGCGCGGCCGCCGACGGCGGGGCGACGGCGGAGATCCAGCGGACCATGGCCCTGCACAAGGACGGCCGCCGGGGCTGGTTGGAGTTCCTCGAGGCGCTTTATCACGACAAAGGCCGCGACTGGAACCTGATCCTGAAGGTGCATCCGGGCGAGCGGGCCGAGGCTTACGGCGAGTTTTTCCGGGCGCGGGGGCTCGATATCAAGCTGGTGGTCTCCGGCTACGTGGTGGAGATGCTCAACCACGCCGACCTGCTGGTCCACGCCGGCTCCACCACGGCCATCGAGGCCCATTTCCTGGGCAAGCCGTCGCTGGCCTATTGGGTCAAGGCGCCGCAGAATTCGCCGATTTATCAACTGACGCCCTACGCCAACAGCTACGAGGAGTTCGAGGCCCTTTTCCAGGGGCTGGATCTTACGCGCGGCAACGCCGACGAGGCGGTGATCGCCAGCCTGGAAAAAGACCTTTACGGCCGCATGGACGGCCAGGCCTGCCTGCGGGCGGCACGGATCATCGATGAGTTCCTGGATGGCCGCCCCACCAGGCCCTTCCGCCACTTGCAAGACAAGGTCGTCGGCCAGCCTCGGCGCCCCGACGATCCCTATGGCACCAATATTACGCCCCAAGAGATTGACTATTACTATCCGATGGTCAAACAATGTCTGGACGCCAAGGAAGGTCGTCCCGCGCCGTCGCCTCGGCCAGGCCGTTCATCGGCCGGCCCCGCGGCCCCTGGCGCGGCGGCTGGCCAGAGCCCCGCGAGCGAGGCGACGGGCCAACGTCCATAG
- a CDS encoding phenylacetate--CoA ligase family protein, whose product MTAIDRQSGALRPDLEFIDPQARRQYLDGKVAAIVAHAFEHAPAFARRMADAGLTPADIGGVDDLARLPLLRKSDLVELQKKAPPFGGLSHLTTAGLRRVYVSPGPIYEPAENSLADDRWAQAFYAAGFRPGDLCQVSFNFNLAPFAFWLDESLRQLGCACLPAGVGNGEIQVRAMKDLGVTGYLGTPSFLATLADKAEEMGLDPRRDLSLAVGFVAAEMLPESLRQSLEERFGMIVRQSYGTADVGCLSYECRHLGGMHLAQGCLTQIVDPDTGLPLGPGQPGEVVATVFNPAYPLIRFATGDLSFIDETPCPCGRTSAKLGRIMGRVDQMTKVKGMFVHPGGVRQVVDKFPQVAAYQLVVERQGHNDVLTLVCEVEDDSGGHDELKARMAAAMKDILRLSGEVRLQKRGGLAPGCKVIDDRRKWD is encoded by the coding sequence GTGACCGCCATCGACCGCCAGAGCGGCGCCCTGCGCCCCGACCTGGAATTCATCGACCCCCAAGCCCGCCGCCAATACCTCGACGGCAAGGTGGCGGCCATCGTGGCCCACGCCTTTGAGCACGCCCCGGCTTTTGCCCGGCGCATGGCCGACGCCGGCCTGACGCCGGCCGACATCGGCGGCGTCGACGATCTGGCCCGCCTGCCGCTGCTGCGCAAGTCCGATCTGGTCGAGCTGCAAAAAAAGGCCCCGCCCTTTGGCGGCCTGAGCCATCTGACCACCGCCGGTCTGCGCCGTGTCTACGTCTCGCCCGGGCCCATCTACGAGCCCGCCGAAAACAGCCTGGCCGACGACCGCTGGGCCCAGGCATTTTACGCCGCCGGCTTTCGCCCCGGCGACCTCTGCCAGGTCAGCTTCAATTTCAACTTGGCGCCCTTTGCCTTTTGGCTCGACGAGAGCCTGCGTCAACTGGGCTGCGCCTGCCTGCCGGCCGGCGTGGGCAACGGCGAGATCCAGGTGCGGGCCATGAAAGACCTTGGCGTGACGGGCTATCTGGGCACGCCGTCGTTTTTGGCCACCCTGGCCGACAAGGCCGAGGAGATGGGCCTGGACCCCCGCCGTGACCTTAGCCTGGCCGTGGGCTTCGTCGCCGCCGAGATGCTGCCCGAGAGCCTGCGCCAGAGCCTGGAGGAGCGCTTTGGCATGATCGTCCGCCAAAGCTACGGCACCGCCGACGTGGGCTGCCTGTCCTACGAGTGCCGGCATCTGGGCGGCATGCATCTGGCCCAGGGCTGCCTGACCCAGATCGTCGACCCCGACACCGGCCTGCCCCTGGGCCCCGGCCAGCCCGGCGAAGTCGTGGCCACGGTGTTCAACCCGGCCTATCCGCTGATCCGCTTCGCCACGGGCGATCTGTCGTTCATCGACGAAACGCCCTGCCCCTGCGGCCGCACCAGCGCCAAGCTGGGCCGCATCATGGGCCGCGTGGACCAGATGACCAAGGTCAAGGGCATGTTCGTTCACCCCGGCGGCGTGCGCCAGGTGGTGGATAAATTCCCTCAGGTGGCGGCTTATCAACTGGTGGTCGAGCGGCAGGGCCACAACGACGTGCTGACATTGGTCTGCGAGGTGGAAGACGACTCCGGCGGCCACGACGAGCTGAAGGCGCGCATGGCGGCGGCCATGAAGGACATCCTGCGCCTGAGCGGCGAGGTGCGCCTGCAAAAGCGCGGCGGCTTGGCCCCCGGCTGCAAGGTCATCGACGACCGCCGCAAGTGGGACTGA
- a CDS encoding aldo/keto reductase, producing MTSASTDMTGLADAVAPGRAGAGGAVRLILGAAQLGMAYGLANRLGRPDEAQAHAIIGLAWISGVEAFDTAQHYGQSEQVLGRGLARLGVSGQAKVVTKLAPSLDPRDDAAVSAALERSRRLLGQERLWGCLLHNAAWLANWRNGPEPALRRALDEGVVANLGVSVYEKAQARQALETPDVRMIQAPLNAWSADPEWEDILALARQSGRMVFLRSVYLQGLLLLTPEEAAARLPEAGPALRRWRDLARWLDCSPQELALRFAAGFGWPLVVGLESVEQLRENLALAQAAPLTPDERRHVAAAMKPLITERLIDPRRWPAA from the coding sequence ATGACCAGCGCTTCGACAGATATGACCGGCTTGGCCGACGCCGTCGCGCCTGGCCGCGCGGGCGCGGGCGGGGCCGTCCGGCTGATCCTGGGCGCGGCACAACTGGGCATGGCCTATGGCCTGGCCAACCGCCTGGGCCGCCCGGACGAGGCCCAGGCCCACGCGATAATCGGCCTGGCCTGGATTTCTGGCGTCGAGGCGTTCGACACGGCCCAGCATTACGGCCAAAGCGAGCAGGTGTTGGGCCGTGGCCTGGCCCGGCTGGGCGTGAGCGGCCAGGCCAAGGTCGTCACCAAGCTGGCGCCGAGCCTGGACCCGCGCGACGACGCGGCGGTGAGCGCCGCCCTGGAGCGTTCGCGGCGGCTGCTGGGCCAGGAACGGCTGTGGGGCTGCCTGCTGCACAACGCGGCCTGGCTGGCCAACTGGCGCAACGGCCCGGAGCCGGCCCTGCGCCGGGCGCTCGACGAGGGCGTCGTGGCCAACCTGGGCGTTTCGGTCTACGAAAAGGCCCAGGCCCGGCAGGCGTTGGAGACCCCCGACGTGCGGATGATCCAAGCGCCGCTGAACGCCTGGAGCGCCGACCCGGAGTGGGAGGACATCCTGGCCCTGGCCCGGCAAAGCGGGCGCATGGTCTTTTTGCGCAGCGTCTATTTGCAGGGCCTGCTGCTGCTGACGCCCGAGGAGGCCGCGGCCAGGTTGCCCGAGGCCGGGCCGGCCTTGCGGCGTTGGCGCGACCTGGCCCGCTGGCTGGATTGCTCGCCCCAGGAGTTGGCCCTGCGTTTTGCCGCCGGTTTTGGCTGGCCGCTGGTGGTGGGCCTGGAGTCGGTCGAACAACTGCGCGAAAACCTGGCCCTGGCCCAGGCCGCGCCGCTGACGCCCGACGAGCGCCGCCATGTCGCCGCCGCAATGAAACCGCTGATCACCGAACGCTTGATCGATCCGCGCCGCTGGCCGGCCGCCTGA
- a CDS encoding ABC transporter ATP-binding protein — MALLSVNNIEVIYDDVILVLKGLSLEVEEGAIVALLGANGAGKTTTLKAISGLLKTEEGEVTDGAIVFDGQRINDLEPEKIVRRGVFQVMEGRRVFVDLTARENLIAAAHTQKCTRRQLDERIEQVYAYFPRLKERQNGLAGYLSGGEQQMLVIGRGMMARPRLMMLDEPSLGLSPLLVGEIFEIIARLNRELGTTILLVEQNARMALNIASHGYIMENGKIVLDDTTEKLKNNEDVKRFYLGVGEEGQKRSYRQVKHYKRRKRWLS, encoded by the coding sequence ATGGCGCTGCTTTCGGTCAACAACATCGAGGTCATTTACGACGACGTGATCCTGGTCTTGAAGGGCCTGTCGCTGGAGGTGGAGGAAGGCGCCATCGTGGCCCTGCTGGGGGCCAACGGCGCGGGCAAGACCACCACGCTCAAGGCCATCAGCGGCCTGCTCAAAACCGAGGAGGGCGAAGTCACCGACGGGGCCATCGTCTTCGACGGCCAGCGCATCAACGACCTGGAGCCGGAAAAGATCGTCCGTCGGGGCGTCTTTCAGGTCATGGAAGGCCGCCGCGTCTTCGTCGACCTGACGGCCAGGGAAAACCTCATCGCCGCCGCCCACACCCAGAAATGCACCCGCCGCCAGCTCGACGAGCGCATCGAGCAGGTCTACGCTTATTTTCCCCGGCTCAAGGAGCGGCAAAACGGCCTGGCCGGCTATCTCTCGGGCGGCGAGCAACAGATGCTGGTGATCGGCCGGGGCATGATGGCCCGGCCCAGGCTGATGATGCTCGACGAACCCAGCCTGGGCCTCTCGCCGCTGTTGGTCGGCGAGATCTTCGAGATCATCGCCCGGCTCAACCGCGAACTGGGCACGACGATACTCTTGGTCGAGCAGAACGCCCGCATGGCCCTCAACATCGCCAGCCACGGCTATATCATGGAAAACGGCAAGATCGTCCTCGACGACACCACCGAAAAGCTCAAAAACAACGAAGACGTCAAACGCTTTTACCTGGGCGTGGGCGAGGAAGGCCAAAAGCGCTCCTATCGCCAGGTCAAGCACTACAAGCGCCGCAAGCGCTGGCTGAGCTGA
- a CDS encoding menaquinone biosynthetic enzyme MqnA/MqnD family protein, with the protein MSQPLRLGRIDFVNILPVHLRLAATPALFIEARGVPSALNRQLRQGLLDVSVISSVEYALHADDYLLLPDLGICSDGPVGSVTLFSRQPMDLWAGRPVEAPFESDTSVALARVLLAHLWRLDCPLAPEGQALDPAATLRIGDRALQEAASGRWAHSWDMGQQWRELTGLPFVFAVWAVRRPVAQARPAEVAALHGRLLAAKAAGVADLPACAAEASRLLGGSVEGYLRYYKLLSYDLGPRFRQGLGRFFAFLAAMGQIERAPRLCFFGADGPQTAT; encoded by the coding sequence ATGAGCCAACCGCTGCGCCTGGGGCGCATCGATTTTGTCAACATCCTGCCGGTGCATCTGCGTTTGGCCGCCACGCCGGCGCTCTTCATCGAGGCGCGTGGCGTGCCCTCGGCTCTCAATCGTCAGTTGCGCCAGGGCCTGCTGGACGTGAGCGTCATCTCGTCGGTGGAGTACGCCCTGCACGCCGATGATTATCTGCTCTTGCCCGACCTGGGCATCTGCTCCGACGGCCCGGTGGGCAGCGTCACGCTTTTTTCCCGCCAACCCATGGACCTTTGGGCCGGCCGGCCGGTGGAGGCTCCCTTCGAGTCCGACACCTCGGTGGCCCTGGCCCGGGTGCTGTTGGCCCACCTTTGGCGGCTGGATTGCCCCCTGGCCCCCGAGGGCCAAGCGCTCGATCCGGCGGCCACCCTGCGCATCGGCGACCGGGCGCTGCAAGAGGCGGCCAGCGGGCGTTGGGCCCACTCGTGGGACATGGGCCAACAGTGGCGCGAGCTGACGGGCCTGCCGTTCGTGTTCGCGGTGTGGGCCGTGCGGCGGCCAGTGGCCCAGGCCCGGCCCGCCGAGGTGGCCGCCCTGCACGGGCGTTTGCTGGCGGCCAAGGCGGCGGGCGTGGCCGATCTGCCGGCCTGCGCGGCCGAGGCCAGCCGCCTGCTGGGCGGGTCGGTCGAGGGTTACCTGCGTTATTACAAGCTCTTGAGCTATGACCTTGGCCCACGCTTCCGCCAGGGACTGGGCCGTTTTTTCGCCTTCCTGGCCGCGATGGGCCAGATCGAGCGGGCCCCACGGCTTTGCTTTTTCGGCGCGGATGGGCCGCAAACCGCCACCTGA
- a CDS encoding methyltransferase domain-containing protein encodes MKAAGYAAEANAAFGDDNERRADLGSEPAKKRNVLFVQESPCIRNYKMATALRKRGHRVTLAYGRARLSQVYPGLSDDVYDELIHLDGFRELWDIAKGFDVVHCHNEPDFLTVAALGCAAPVIHDTHELISLRANGDKNLAFFEGLANRAAAGRVYSTAYQMREAQRLYGVEGPSEVVHNYVVEDDLPKNFKPKLSRGDGQLHLVYEGGVGAQGHRDYRELFFALAGLGVHVHIHPTAHDPELAKAFGRDPRLHYHQPLSPKRIIEEMTQYDVGLIPSNMERGDKRFLDSTIANKLFEYLAAGLPVIASPLQSYIDYFEATPAGKVFHSPAEAVAAARELVERARNTDFTVFAKSHEAEIWRVERLYDQVLGQACVSPRPQAVAVAQAEARIHVAATVHDLALAATRAAAPERWPADPAAGRQPDWDAWATRRYQEFYRGRPEGPPVVDQRITAILGRYLGKEIETAVDLGCGQGQYADFLQGKGKMVLGLDVVDRLAFPQVRFRGQPAWRLDEPVDLAYAIDLLQHVPESLIEPTIKAIADHCRIFFGAVALGPSGEKDSDGQEMHQTIEPLGWWLRRLSAAFAEVKTLAVTKDWFWAECRHEHMPIFDASRMNGYQGWSQVTGQAVTPYRDLWNRHARSLPWGGKVLYIGSNHLCQQYYSRQYFMAQEVLHIDPDPRNKPDVVTIGEDLSMFPDASVDGVAFFGTPYLMNDPLRFVREARRVLKPGGLFSGSFNGPQSRWQGVTYVKGKVKTADEIWHFQRDVLDLFDDWTVVYWARQGDEYYHLSTVKM; translated from the coding sequence ATGAAAGCTGCTGGTTACGCGGCCGAGGCCAACGCGGCCTTTGGCGACGACAACGAACGACGGGCCGATTTGGGCTCGGAGCCGGCCAAGAAGCGCAACGTGCTCTTCGTGCAGGAGAGCCCCTGCATACGCAATTACAAGATGGCCACGGCCCTGCGCAAAAGGGGTCACCGCGTCACCCTGGCCTATGGCCGGGCCCGGCTGAGCCAGGTGTATCCAGGGCTTTCGGACGATGTCTACGACGAGCTGATCCACCTCGACGGCTTTCGCGAGCTTTGGGACATCGCCAAGGGCTTTGATGTCGTCCACTGCCACAACGAGCCCGATTTCCTGACGGTGGCCGCCTTGGGCTGCGCCGCGCCGGTGATCCACGACACCCACGAGCTGATCTCGCTGCGGGCCAACGGCGACAAGAACCTGGCCTTTTTCGAGGGCCTGGCCAACCGGGCCGCCGCCGGCCGCGTCTACTCCACGGCCTACCAGATGCGCGAGGCCCAGAGGCTCTACGGCGTGGAAGGGCCTTCGGAGGTCGTGCACAACTACGTCGTCGAGGACGATCTGCCCAAAAACTTCAAGCCCAAGCTCTCGCGCGGCGATGGCCAGCTTCATCTGGTCTATGAAGGCGGCGTGGGCGCGCAAGGCCACCGCGACTACCGCGAGCTGTTTTTCGCCCTGGCCGGCCTGGGCGTCCATGTGCACATCCATCCCACCGCCCACGACCCGGAGCTGGCCAAGGCCTTTGGCCGCGACCCGCGCCTGCATTATCACCAGCCGCTGTCGCCCAAGCGGATCATCGAGGAGATGACCCAATACGACGTCGGCCTGATCCCCTCCAACATGGAGCGGGGCGACAAGCGTTTTCTGGATTCGACCATCGCCAACAAGCTGTTTGAATACCTGGCCGCCGGGCTGCCGGTGATCGCCTCGCCGTTGCAAAGCTATATCGATTATTTCGAGGCCACGCCCGCGGGCAAGGTCTTCCACTCGCCAGCCGAGGCGGTGGCGGCGGCGCGTGAGCTGGTCGAGCGGGCCAGGAACACCGACTTCACGGTTTTCGCCAAGAGCCACGAGGCCGAGATCTGGCGCGTGGAAAGGCTCTACGACCAAGTGCTGGGTCAGGCGTGCGTCTCCCCGCGGCCCCAGGCGGTCGCCGTGGCCCAGGCCGAAGCCAGAATCCATGTCGCGGCCACCGTCCACGACCTGGCCCTGGCCGCGACCAGGGCCGCCGCGCCGGAGCGCTGGCCGGCCGATCCGGCCGCCGGCCGGCAACCCGATTGGGACGCCTGGGCCACGCGCCGTTATCAAGAGTTTTATCGCGGCCGCCCGGAGGGCCCGCCCGTGGTCGACCAGCGGATAACGGCGATCCTGGGGCGCTATCTGGGCAAGGAAATCGAAACCGCCGTGGACCTGGGCTGCGGCCAGGGGCAGTACGCCGATTTTCTGCAAGGCAAGGGCAAGATGGTCCTGGGCCTGGACGTGGTCGATCGCCTGGCCTTCCCCCAGGTCCGCTTCAGGGGCCAGCCGGCCTGGCGGCTCGACGAACCGGTCGATCTGGCCTACGCCATCGATCTGCTCCAACACGTGCCCGAGTCGCTGATCGAGCCGACCATCAAGGCCATCGCCGACCATTGCCGGATATTCTTCGGCGCGGTGGCGCTGGGGCCAAGCGGCGAAAAAGATAGTGACGGCCAGGAGATGCACCAGACCATCGAGCCGCTGGGCTGGTGGCTGAGGCGCTTGTCGGCTGCCTTTGCCGAGGTCAAAACGCTGGCCGTCACCAAGGACTGGTTCTGGGCCGAATGCCGCCACGAGCACATGCCGATCTTCGACGCCTCGCGCATGAACGGCTATCAGGGCTGGAGCCAGGTGACGGGCCAGGCGGTCACGCCCTACCGCGATCTGTGGAATCGGCACGCCCGTAGCCTGCCCTGGGGCGGCAAGGTGCTCTACATCGGCTCCAACCACCTTTGCCAGCAGTATTATTCTCGCCAATACTTCATGGCCCAGGAGGTGCTGCACATCGACCCCGATCCGCGGAACAAGCCCGACGTGGTCACCATCGGCGAGGATTTGAGCATGTTCCCCGACGCATCGGTCGACGGCGTGGCCTTTTTCGGCACGCCCTACCTGATGAACGACCCGCTGCGTTTCGTCCGGGAGGCCCGCCGGGTCTTGAAGCCGGGCGGCCTGTTTTCCGGCTCGTTCAACGGCCCACAATCCCGTTGGCAGGGCGTGACCTACGTCAAGGGCAAGGTCAAGACGGCCGACGAGATCTGGCACTTCCAACGCGACGTGCTGGATCTGTTCGACGACTGGACGGTGGTCTATTGGGCGCGCCAGGGCGACGAATACTATCACCTCAGCACGGTGAAGATGTAA